In Xenorhabdus poinarii G6, the following are encoded in one genomic region:
- the degS gene encoding outer membrane-stress sensor serine endopeptidase DegS: MLIKLLRSILIGLLIAAILLITIPALRPDSVQNFLSDNKSNDRISSFSHAVRRAAPAVVNIYSINTGSFSHDSREIRPLGSGVIMSEQGYILTNKHVINKAGPIIIALQDGSFYEALLVGSDGPTDLAVLKINAKNLPVIPINLKRIAHVGDIVLAIGNPYNLGQTITQGIISATERISLSQTRRQNFLQTDASINQGNSGGALVNTQGELVGINTLTFDKSDFGITPEGLGFAIPTKLATTIMHKLIRDGRVIRGYIGITSKELLNIRSSGNQINQIEGVRVFQIEPNSPAEKAGIKVGDIITSVNHQPAISPAEMMAQIADINPGSVVPVTILRDDTYLTLNVTIEELDDH, from the coding sequence CTATTTTGCTGATCACGATACCTGCCCTACGCCCCGACAGCGTGCAGAATTTCCTAAGCGACAATAAGAGCAACGATAGAATATCAAGTTTCAGCCATGCCGTCCGCCGCGCCGCGCCTGCGGTCGTCAATATTTACAGCATCAATACAGGCAGTTTTTCTCATGACAGCCGGGAAATCCGCCCTTTGGGTTCAGGGGTGATTATGAGCGAACAAGGCTATATTCTCACAAATAAACATGTCATCAATAAAGCCGGCCCCATTATTATTGCATTGCAAGACGGAAGCTTTTATGAAGCACTCCTGGTCGGTTCCGATGGCCCAACGGATCTGGCTGTCTTAAAGATTAATGCCAAAAACCTTCCTGTGATCCCCATCAATCTCAAACGAATCGCCCATGTCGGCGATATCGTATTGGCTATCGGCAATCCGTACAACTTGGGTCAGACTATTACACAAGGCATTATCAGTGCAACGGAACGTATCAGCCTCAGCCAGACGCGTCGCCAAAACTTCTTGCAAACAGATGCATCCATCAATCAAGGGAACTCTGGTGGTGCTCTGGTTAATACCCAAGGAGAACTAGTCGGTATCAACACATTGACGTTCGATAAATCAGATTTTGGGATTACACCGGAAGGATTAGGATTCGCCATTCCCACAAAGCTGGCGACAACCATCATGCACAAATTGATCCGGGATGGTCGAGTCATCCGAGGATATATCGGAATCACGTCGAAAGAGTTACTGAATATTCGCTCATCAGGCAATCAAATCAATCAAATTGAAGGGGTACGTGTTTTCCAGATCGAACCAAACAGCCCTGCGGAAAAAGCGGGGATCAAAGTGGGCGATATTATTACCAGCGTCAATCACCAGCCGGCTATTTCACCCGCCGAAATGATGGCTCAAATTGCGGATATCAATCCGGGCAGTGTTGTGCCTGTCACTATCCTACGCGATGACACATATCTCACACTCAATGTCACCATTGAAGAGCTTGACGATCACTGA
- the murA gene encoding UDP-N-acetylglucosamine 1-carboxyvinyltransferase, with the protein MDKFRVKGPTCLSGEVTISGAKNAALPIMFAALLAEEPVELQNVPELKDIDTTIKLLNRLGTKIERHGSVFIDASGVNEYCAPYELVKTMRASIWALGPLVARFGQGQVSLPGGCAIGARPVDLHISGLEQLGAKIVLDEGYVKATVEGRLKGASIVMDKVSVGATVTIMTAATLAEGTTIIENAAREPEIEDTANFLNTLGAKISGAGSNRIVIEGVERLGGGVHRVLPDRIETGTFLVAAAISRGKVMCRQAKPDTLDSVLAKLREAGADINVGEDWISLDMHGQRPKAVTFRTAPHPGFPTDMQAQFSLLNLVADGVGMITETIFENRFMHIPELIRMGARAEIESNTVLCHGVEKLSGAQVMATDLRASASLVLAGCIAEGTTIVDRIYHIDRGYEHIEDKLRGLGAKIERIKTVE; encoded by the coding sequence ATGGATAAATTTCGTGTGAAAGGGCCTACCTGCTTGTCGGGAGAAGTGACCATTTCCGGGGCAAAAAATGCCGCATTACCCATTATGTTCGCCGCGCTATTGGCAGAAGAACCCGTTGAATTACAGAATGTTCCTGAATTGAAAGATATTGATACCACGATCAAACTGCTCAATCGTTTGGGAACCAAAATAGAGCGTCATGGTTCAGTTTTTATTGATGCCAGCGGGGTTAATGAATATTGCGCGCCTTATGAACTGGTCAAGACAATGCGTGCTTCCATCTGGGCGCTGGGGCCATTAGTCGCGCGTTTTGGTCAGGGACAAGTTTCTCTGCCAGGCGGTTGTGCTATCGGAGCGCGGCCTGTTGATCTTCATATTTCTGGCCTGGAACAGCTTGGTGCAAAAATCGTCTTAGATGAAGGGTATGTCAAAGCCACCGTGGAGGGTCGCCTGAAAGGGGCCAGTATTGTGATGGATAAAGTCAGCGTTGGGGCAACAGTGACCATCATGACGGCGGCAACATTGGCAGAAGGCACCACGATTATTGAAAATGCTGCCCGTGAGCCTGAAATCGAAGACACGGCTAATTTCCTTAATACACTTGGGGCTAAAATCAGCGGTGCAGGCAGTAATCGCATTGTGATTGAAGGTGTTGAACGTTTGGGGGGCGGTGTTCATCGTGTCTTGCCTGATCGTATCGAAACGGGTACTTTTCTGGTCGCAGCCGCCATTTCCCGCGGTAAAGTGATGTGTCGGCAAGCGAAACCGGATACCCTGGATTCTGTTTTGGCTAAACTGCGTGAGGCAGGGGCGGATATTAACGTAGGTGAGGACTGGATTAGCCTTGATATGCACGGTCAGCGGCCAAAGGCGGTGACATTCCGCACTGCACCACATCCGGGGTTTCCAACGGATATGCAGGCACAATTCAGCCTGTTGAATCTGGTTGCAGATGGCGTAGGTATGATCACTGAAACTATCTTTGAAAATCGTTTCATGCATATCCCTGAGTTGATTCGTATGGGCGCCAGAGCTGAAATTGAGAGTAATACCGTACTGTGTCACGGTGTTGAAAAATTGTCTGGTGCGCAGGTGATGGCGACGGATCTACGGGCTTCTGCCAGTTTAGTCTTGGCGGGGTGTATTGCTGAAGGAACGACCATTGTTGACCGTATTTATCACATTGACCGTGGTTATGAACACATTGAAGACAAGCTGCGTGGGCTTGGCGCTAAGATTGAGCGTATTAAGACGGTTGAGTAA
- the ibaG gene encoding BolA family iron metabolism protein IbaG, producing the protein MDTNEIKKVLMAHLALDEVIVSGDGSHFQVIAVGTLFDGMSRVKQQQAIYAPLMEYIADNRIHALSIKAYTPAQWQRDRKLQGF; encoded by the coding sequence ATGGATACGAATGAAATTAAAAAAGTGCTGATGGCGCATTTGGCACTTGATGAAGTTATCGTTAGTGGTGATGGCAGTCATTTTCAGGTTATTGCTGTTGGAACACTGTTTGATGGCATGAGCCGTGTCAAGCAACAGCAGGCTATTTACGCGCCGCTGATGGAATACATTGCGGATAACCGCATTCATGCATTGTCAATTAAAGCCTATACACCTGCACAGTGGCAGCGTGACCGCAAGCTTCAGGGATTTTGA
- the mlaB gene encoding lipid asymmetry maintenance protein MlaB yields MNNRTLASGMMSKEKINQDMVDWEKAGNTLLLKGSLDRDSLLSLWQQKENALAGIDIIDVSSLSRVDSAGLALLVRLKEAYQQRGKTLTFSGVSERLNTLITLYGLQALLGDRQLNA; encoded by the coding sequence ATGAATAACAGGACGCTTGCGAGCGGCATGATGAGCAAAGAAAAAATCAATCAGGACATGGTTGATTGGGAAAAGGCCGGAAATACCTTGTTGCTGAAAGGCTCATTAGATCGTGACAGTCTGCTTTCCTTGTGGCAACAAAAAGAGAATGCCTTGGCGGGCATCGATATCATCGATGTTTCCTCGCTTAGCCGTGTGGACTCTGCGGGATTAGCCCTGCTTGTTCGCTTAAAAGAGGCATATCAACAACGTGGCAAGACACTGACATTCTCAGGTGTGAGTGAGCGCTTAAATACGTTGATAACGTTATATGGCCTGCAAGCGCTTTTGGGCGATCGTCAGCTTAACGCGTAA
- the mlaC gene encoding phospholipid-binding protein MlaC, with product MFKRLLMAALLVVAPLANAADQTNPYALMKDAAEKTFTRLKNDQPQIQANPGVLRQIVHEELMPYVQVKYAGALVLGPYYKEATPDQRDAYFKAFESYLEQVYGQALAMYHGQNYQIAPEQPLEGKTIVAIRVTITDPNGQPPVRLDFQWRKNSKTGYWQAYDMIAEGVSMITTKQNEWADILRHKGIDGLTEQLVISAKTPITLEQKK from the coding sequence ATGTTTAAGCGATTACTTATGGCTGCATTGTTGGTCGTGGCGCCATTGGCGAATGCTGCTGATCAAACCAATCCTTATGCATTGATGAAAGATGCAGCGGAAAAAACATTTACCCGTTTGAAGAATGATCAACCGCAGATTCAGGCAAATCCGGGCGTTTTGCGCCAAATCGTGCATGAAGAATTGATGCCTTATGTGCAGGTCAAATATGCCGGGGCGCTGGTGTTAGGGCCTTACTACAAAGAAGCGACACCTGATCAGCGTGATGCCTATTTCAAGGCATTTGAATCTTATCTGGAACAGGTATATGGTCAGGCGTTGGCGATGTATCATGGCCAAAATTATCAGATCGCCCCTGAACAGCCTCTGGAAGGAAAAACGATCGTGGCGATCCGAGTCACGATTACCGATCCTAATGGGCAGCCACCGGTGCGTTTGGATTTCCAGTGGCGAAAAAATAGTAAGACCGGTTATTGGCAGGCTTATGACATGATCGCTGAAGGCGTCAGTATGATCACAACTAAGCAGAATGAATGGGCGGATATCTTGCGTCATAAAGGCATTGATGGTCTGACTGAGCAATTAGTCATTAGCGCAAAAACCCCGATTACATTAGAACAGAAAAAGTAA
- the mlaD gene encoding outer membrane lipid asymmetry maintenance protein MlaD, with product MQSKKSEIWVGAFILIALAAIIFLCLKVADIRSFGNQPTYRLYAAFDNIGGLKVRSPVKVGGVVIGRVENIWLDHKTYTPQVELDIFTKYDNIPNTSSLSIRTSGLLGEQYIALNIGFDDPDLGTTLLKDGDRIEDTKPAMVLEDLIGQFLYKTGGGDKEKSASAPEQAH from the coding sequence ATGCAAAGTAAGAAGAGTGAAATTTGGGTTGGGGCTTTTATCTTGATTGCGCTGGCTGCAATCATTTTTTTATGTCTGAAAGTCGCGGATATCCGATCTTTCGGCAACCAGCCAACTTATCGGTTATATGCCGCCTTTGATAATATTGGTGGCTTGAAAGTACGCTCCCCCGTAAAAGTTGGTGGCGTTGTGATTGGTCGAGTGGAAAACATCTGGCTGGATCATAAAACGTATACGCCGCAAGTTGAATTAGATATTTTCACGAAATATGACAATATTCCGAATACCAGTTCGCTTTCGATCCGAACTTCAGGGCTGTTGGGCGAGCAATATATTGCCCTCAATATTGGGTTTGATGATCCTGATTTAGGCACCACCCTACTGAAAGATGGTGATCGTATTGAAGATACTAAGCCTGCGATGGTACTGGAAGATTTGATTGGTCAGTTCTTGTATAAGACGGGGGGCGGAGACAAAGAAAAATCGGCTTCTGCACCTGAACAAGCACACTAA
- the mlaE gene encoding lipid asymmetry maintenance ABC transporter permease subunit MlaE yields MLTRALAAVGRRTIEVSASFGRAGFMLFSAIIGKPEPAKQWALLRQQLYSVGVQSLLIIVVSGLFIGMVLALQGYLVLTTFSAEGSLGMMVALSLLRELGPVVTALLFAGRAGSALTAEIGLMKATEQISSLEMMAIDPLRRVIAPRFWAGFISMPLLSLIFVAVGIWGGAIVGVDWKGIDGGFFWSSMQSAVEWHKDLLNCFLKSVAFAITVTWIALFNGYDAIPTSEGISRATTRTVVHASLAVLGLDFVLTALMFGN; encoded by the coding sequence ATGTTAACACGGGCATTGGCAGCAGTTGGCCGACGTACGATTGAGGTTTCCGCTTCATTTGGTCGTGCGGGGTTCATGTTGTTCAGTGCCATTATTGGTAAACCAGAACCCGCTAAGCAATGGGCACTTTTGCGTCAGCAGCTTTATAGCGTAGGCGTCCAGTCACTTCTGATTATTGTCGTTTCAGGGTTGTTTATTGGCATGGTGTTGGCTTTACAGGGCTATCTGGTCTTGACCACATTCAGTGCGGAAGGCAGCCTTGGTATGATGGTGGCGTTATCACTACTGCGTGAATTAGGTCCGGTGGTGACGGCACTGTTGTTTGCGGGGCGAGCGGGTTCAGCGTTGACCGCAGAAATTGGTTTAATGAAAGCGACTGAACAGATTTCCAGTCTGGAAATGATGGCGATTGATCCGTTGCGTCGGGTGATTGCTCCGCGTTTTTGGGCCGGTTTTATCAGTATGCCTCTGCTCTCCTTGATCTTTGTTGCTGTCGGTATTTGGGGAGGGGCAATCGTTGGTGTCGATTGGAAAGGAATTGATGGCGGCTTTTTCTGGTCGTCTATGCAATCTGCGGTGGAATGGCATAAAGATTTGCTCAACTGTTTTCTCAAGAGTGTCGCTTTCGCTATTACGGTAACGTGGATTGCGCTGTTTAATGGTTATGATGCTATCCCAACATCGGAAGGGATCAGCAGGGCGACAACGCGCACGGTAGTTCATGCGTCGTTGGCGGTATTGGGGTTGGATTTTGTACTGACAGCACTGATGTTTGGGAACTAA
- the mlaF gene encoding phospholipid ABC transporter ATP-binding protein MlaF, which translates to MSQQTANLIEICGMHFTRGQRPIFVDINLTVPKGKITAIMGPSGIGKTTLLRLIGGQIRPERGEIWFDGDNIPALSRPRLYAARKKMSMLFQSGALFSDLNVFDNVAFPLREHTQLPEALIHTTVMMKLEAVGLRGAANLMPSELSGGMARRAALARAIALDPDLIMFDEPFVGQDPITMGVLVKLIDELNQALGVTCVVVSHDVPEVLSIADYAYIVAEQKVIAEGTPDQLRMNQDQRVRQFLDGIADGPVPFRFPAGDYKTELLG; encoded by the coding sequence ATGAGTCAACAAACAGCAAATCTTATCGAGATCTGCGGTATGCATTTCACCCGAGGCCAGCGCCCGATTTTTGTTGATATTAATCTGACCGTTCCGAAGGGAAAAATTACTGCCATTATGGGGCCTTCCGGTATAGGAAAGACAACCTTACTCCGTTTGATTGGGGGACAAATTCGCCCTGAACGCGGTGAAATCTGGTTTGATGGCGATAATATTCCGGCGTTATCGCGTCCACGTCTTTATGCGGCTCGTAAGAAAATGAGCATGTTATTTCAGTCGGGTGCTTTATTTTCAGATCTGAATGTCTTTGATAACGTGGCGTTTCCTTTGCGTGAGCATACTCAACTACCTGAAGCGTTGATTCACACAACCGTGATGATGAAACTGGAAGCCGTGGGCTTACGGGGGGCGGCGAATTTGATGCCATCGGAACTCTCTGGCGGTATGGCAAGGCGAGCGGCATTAGCGAGAGCGATTGCACTCGATCCTGATCTGATCATGTTTGATGAACCTTTTGTCGGTCAGGATCCGATCACAATGGGCGTTTTGGTGAAGCTGATCGATGAGCTTAATCAGGCGCTTGGTGTAACGTGTGTTGTCGTTTCTCACGATGTACCTGAAGTTTTGAGCATTGCTGATTATGCTTATATTGTGGCTGAACAGAAAGTGATTGCAGAAGGTACGCCGGATCAGTTGAGAATGAACCAGGATCAACGGGTACGGCAATTTCTTGATGGTATTGCCGACGGGCCAGTACCTTTCCGTTTCCCCGCCGGGGATTACAAAACTGAGTTATTAGGATAA
- a CDS encoding calcium/sodium antiporter has product MFLTIILLITGLILLVYSSDRLVYGAAVFARAMKVPPFIVGLVIMGIGTSLPELMVSVTAILDGMPNMAVGNAIGSNITNLLLITGMAAIIRPIRVKSEILRQEVPLMLAITAFAGYLLSNGYISRLDGILLVLSAIFFLSLMIKKTILSQHQGIDSYTQERDAELPVEGNKGIALLWVVLGLIILPISTRMVIDNATAIARIYEVSELVIGLTILAVGTSLPELATTIAAAIKGENDMAIGNIVGSNVFNITLVLGIPALLSPSAISEDVFYRDFWVIMAASILFTVFCLGRKSRLNRLNGILLLSCFIAYFIILYYC; this is encoded by the coding sequence ATGTTTCTGACTATTATCCTGCTCATTACCGGGTTGATTTTACTGGTATATAGTTCTGATAGATTAGTTTATGGTGCTGCCGTTTTTGCCCGTGCCATGAAAGTGCCCCCTTTTATCGTCGGCCTGGTCATTATGGGTATCGGCACCTCGTTGCCGGAGCTAATGGTGTCGGTCACCGCCATTTTAGACGGGATGCCAAACATGGCTGTGGGCAATGCAATCGGCTCCAATATTACTAACTTGCTGCTGATTACAGGTATGGCAGCCATCATTAGACCCATCAGGGTAAAATCAGAAATTTTACGACAAGAAGTTCCCCTGATGTTGGCAATCACTGCATTTGCAGGGTATCTGCTATCTAATGGATACATAAGTCGTCTGGATGGTATCCTTTTAGTACTTTCAGCCATCTTTTTCCTCTCACTGATGATAAAGAAAACAATTCTATCTCAACATCAGGGTATTGATAGCTATACTCAAGAACGAGATGCAGAATTGCCTGTCGAAGGTAACAAAGGTATTGCACTTCTTTGGGTTGTTTTGGGTTTAATTATTCTTCCCATTTCCACTCGCATGGTCATTGACAATGCAACCGCGATTGCCCGTATTTATGAGGTCAGTGAACTGGTTATTGGCCTGACCATTCTTGCGGTGGGAACCAGCCTGCCAGAACTTGCCACCACAATAGCCGCGGCCATAAAAGGTGAGAATGACATGGCCATAGGGAATATTGTTGGCTCTAACGTATTCAATATCACACTGGTGCTCGGCATCCCCGCCTTACTCTCTCCCAGTGCCATTAGCGAGGATGTCTTTTATCGGGATTTTTGGGTCATAATGGCAGCAAGTATCCTCTTCACCGTATTTTGCCTGGGAAGAAAGTCCAGATTAAACCGATTAAACGGTATCTTGTTACTGAGCTGTTTTATCGCTTATTTTATCATACTTTATTATTGCTAA
- the kdsD gene encoding arabinose-5-phosphate isomerase KdsD: MPKIDFQQAGKRVLHIELEGLAGLAQYINDDFSQACELMFECEGKVIVMGMGKSGHIGRKIAATFASTGTPSFFVHPGEASHGDLGMVTSKDIVLAISNSGESNEILALIPVLKRQKVPLICMTNNRDSSMGKASDIHLCIKTPQEACPLGLAPTTSTTATLVMGDALALALLQARGFTAEDFALSHPGGTLGRKLLLLASDLMATGDNIPHVPQTATLREALIEITRKKLGMTVICDDDRQIKGIFTDGDLRRVFDMGIDLNHAKIADVMTAGGIRIKPNALAVDALNLMQSRHITSLLVTEGDKLLGVLHMHDLLQAGVV; this comes from the coding sequence ATGCCTAAAATCGATTTTCAACAAGCAGGTAAGAGAGTATTACATATTGAACTCGAAGGGCTGGCTGGCCTGGCGCAATATATTAATGATGATTTCAGTCAAGCCTGTGAGTTAATGTTTGAGTGTGAAGGGAAAGTAATTGTGATGGGAATGGGGAAATCCGGCCATATCGGGCGTAAAATCGCGGCGACATTTGCCAGTACCGGTACACCTTCTTTCTTTGTTCATCCTGGCGAAGCCAGCCACGGCGATCTTGGTATGGTGACATCAAAAGATATCGTGCTGGCCATTTCTAATTCCGGTGAATCAAATGAGATTCTGGCATTAATTCCCGTTCTCAAGCGACAAAAAGTCCCGCTCATCTGCATGACAAACAATCGTGACAGTAGCATGGGGAAAGCCTCAGATATCCACTTGTGCATTAAAACCCCGCAAGAAGCCTGCCCACTGGGATTGGCGCCCACAACCAGCACCACGGCAACCCTTGTCATGGGTGATGCATTAGCGCTTGCCCTTTTGCAAGCGCGTGGCTTTACTGCCGAAGACTTCGCACTTTCTCACCCTGGCGGGACACTCGGACGTAAACTGCTGCTGCTGGCCAGTGATTTAATGGCCACGGGGGATAACATTCCTCATGTTCCCCAGACGGCGACGCTGCGGGAAGCGTTGATCGAAATCACCCGCAAAAAACTGGGGATGACCGTTATCTGCGATGATGACAGGCAGATCAAGGGAATTTTTACCGATGGCGACTTGCGTCGTGTATTCGATATGGGCATTGATTTAAACCATGCAAAAATCGCCGACGTCATGACGGCGGGGGGCATCCGTATTAAACCGAATGCCCTAGCGGTTGATGCTTTAAACTTAATGCAATCACGCCATATCACCTCACTATTAGTCACGGAAGGTGACAAACTACTTGGTGTATTACATATGCACGATCTTTTACAGGCCGGGGTCGTGTAA
- the kdsC gene encoding 3-deoxy-manno-octulosonate-8-phosphatase KdsC, with amino-acid sequence MSQKAYLDTCYGPVSNAVIEKARQIRLLICDVDGVMSDGIIYMGNEGEELKAFNVRDGYGIRCLITSGIEVAIITGRNAKLLENRAKTLGITHLYQGQNDKVLAYKELLDKLALQPEQIAYIGDDLIDWPVMAQVGLSVAVADAHPLLLPKADYVTQTVGGRGAVRELCDLVLFAQNKLEDAKGLSI; translated from the coding sequence ATGAGTCAAAAAGCATACCTGGACACCTGTTACGGCCCAGTCAGCAACGCCGTGATTGAAAAAGCCCGCCAAATCCGTCTTCTGATTTGTGATGTCGATGGAGTCATGTCCGATGGCATCATCTACATGGGCAATGAAGGCGAAGAACTAAAAGCATTTAACGTGCGTGATGGTTATGGTATCCGTTGCTTAATTACGTCGGGTATTGAAGTTGCTATCATTACTGGCCGCAACGCTAAACTGCTGGAAAATCGAGCAAAAACACTCGGTATTACCCATCTTTACCAAGGTCAGAACGATAAGGTTTTGGCGTATAAAGAACTGTTGGATAAACTAGCATTACAGCCAGAGCAAATCGCCTATATTGGTGATGATCTTATTGACTGGCCTGTCATGGCACAAGTTGGGTTATCTGTTGCCGTTGCTGATGCCCATCCATTACTGTTGCCGAAAGCAGATTATGTCACTCAGACAGTCGGCGGTCGTGGGGCAGTCAGGGAACTTTGTGATTTGGTGCTCTTCGCTCAAAATAAGCTAGAAGACGCCAAAGGGTTATCCATCTAA